The sequence below is a genomic window from Acidobacteriota bacterium.
CGACCGGCGGCCAGCCGTACTACGGCCCGTCGTTCTCCACGAAGAAGTACTACCCCGCGATGGAGACGAAGGCGGCGCCGAAACCGGGCGACGTGCGGGTGCGGCCCGTCGGCGGAACGGCGCTGCTCTCGAGCCGGCACTTCCCGGAGCCGCTGCAGGGGAACTTCGTCGTGCTGAACGCGATCGGTTTCCGCGGGCTGCTGAGCTACCGGATCAGCGAGGACGGCGCCGGGCTGAAGATCACCGAAGCGGAGCCGATCCTCCAGTCCGCCGACGAGAACTTCCGTCCGGTGGATGCCGAGGTCGGTCCCGACGGCGCGCTGTACTTCCTGGACTGGTACAACCCCATCATCGGGCACATGCAGCACAACCTGCGCGACACGTCGCGCGACCACTCCCACGGCCGCGTCTACCGCGTGACGGCCACGGGCCGGCCGCTGCTCACGCCGCCGAGGATTGCGGGCGAGCCGATTCCCGCGCTGCTCGAACTGCTGAAGTCCCCGGAAGACGGCGTGCGGTACCGCACGAGGATCGAGCTCGGCGGCCGCGACACGGCGGCGGTGCTCGAGGCCCTGCGCGCATGGACCGCGCGCCTCGATCCGGCCGATCCGCGACACGAGCACCACATGATGGAAGCGCTCTGGGTGCAGCAGTGGCACAACCGCGTGGACCAGGCGCTGCTCGGCAGGATGCTGCGATCACCCGAGCCGCTCGCGCGCGCGGCGGCCACGCGCGTGCTCTGCTACTGGCGCGACCGCGTGCCCGACGCGCTCGCGCTGCTGCGCGGCCTGGCGCGCGACCCGCATCCGGCCGTGCGGCTCGAGGCGGTGCGGGCGGCGTCGTTCTTCACCACGACCGAAGCGGCCGAGGTCGCGCTCGCCTCGCTGGACCTGCCGCAGGACCGCTTCCTGTCCTACACGCTCGACCAGGCGATGACGACGCTGAGGCCGTTCATCCGATGAGACGCAATGGCCGCCGCCGGCGTCCCATCACCGTGGCCTGGGCATTCGTGCTGGTCTGCGGCGTCGCGGCGCTGGCGGCCGCGCAGGCGCCGCCGGCGAATCCAGCCGGGCCGCCGCGCATCCTGCTCGATCTGTCGCCGCGCGCCGTCGAGTACCAGCTTCGCCGCCTGACCAACGACGAGCTCGCGACGACAGCGCGCCGTCCTGCCGATCCGCGTTACCGGCTCGTGTACTACGCGTTGCTGACGCGGACGGGGCTCGCGAAGCAGTACCGCGACGAGGCGCTCGACGTGCTCGTCGCGATGGACGGTGCGTCGCGGCCGCAGGTGCTGCTGCGTGCCCTTGGGATGGTTCCGGGCACGGACGACGTGGCCGTGGCGCGGCTCGCCGGCATCCTGCTCGACGAGCCGATCGACGCGCTGCGCGCGGAGCGCGCGGCGTTCGAGGCGGCGGCCGACGCGTCCGACGCGCCGGGAGCCTCGCGGCGCGCCGCGTATGCCGTGTTGCTCCAGATCGAAGGGACGGCCGCGCGGATCTGGCCGCAGGCGGCCGCATCGCGCGATCGGCTGGCCGACCTGCTCGGCGCCGTTCCGCTCGTGGTGCGCAGCGCGCGCGGCGGCGCGCTGCAGCCGGAGCTCGCGCAGGCGATCGCCGCCGTGCTCGAGGACGATGCGCTCGAACCCAGCGTCCGGGCAGCGGCGGTGTCGGCGCTCGGGGCCGTGGCGCGCGAGCGGGCGGCGGTGGAGGCCGTGCTCCGCGAGTTCAGACGTGCGGGAGACGAAGCGGTGTCGGCGGCCGCCGTCGGCGCCTTGCAGCAGATTCCGCTGGACGTGTGGCCGCAGGACGAGGTGCTCGCCGTCGCGCACGCCATCGTCGCCAGTCTCGGCGGACGGCCGCCGTCACAACGCACGTCGCCGGCCGCCATCGACGCGCTCCAGCTCGGCGAGCGCCTCGCGGCCGCACTGCCGGCCGATCGGCGCACGGCGATCGGCCGCGACCTCGCCGCGCTGGGCATCCGCGTCGTGCGGATCGAGACCGTGCCCGAGCAGATGCGCTTCACCCAGAGCTGGTTCGTCGTCGAGGCCGGCGCACGCGTGCAGATCGTGCTCTTCAATCCCGACGCGATGCCGCACAACGTGGTCGTCGGCCGGCCCGGCACGCTGCAGGAGATCGGCACGGCCGGCGGCGCGATGTCGATGCCGGCCGATCCCGCCGCGAAGCCGTTCGTGCCCGACAGCCCGTCGGTGATCGCCGCGACGCCGCTCGTGTGGGAGGGGGAGACCGCGCGGCTCAACTTCGTGGCGCCGAAGGCGCCGGGCGAGTACGTCTATCTCTGCACCTATCCCGGCCATTGGGCCCGGATGTACGGCGTCATGCTCGTCGTCGAGCGTCTCGAGGCCTGGGAGGCGAACCGCGTCGCGCCGCGGGATCCGCTGAGCGGCGAGACTCTTCGCTGACGCCGGCGTTGCTCGAACGGGCCGTCGGCAATCCGATCGCGCGTCGGGTTGTTCCTGATTGTCGAGGACGAGGGAGGTCCGCGTCATGACCACAAGGTCGCTCCGCCGCGTCGCGCTGTCGTTGGGCGCCGTCGCGATCGTCGCGCTCGTGCTCGCGGCGATGGCGCTGCAGGACATCTATCACCAGGAGAGGGACGTCCGGCTCGAATGGAACATGGTGCGCATCGCGTTCCTCGTGATGCTGGCGTTCACGTTCACGGCGATGACCGCGCTGTGGAAAGACGAATAGGCATGGATGCCGCACCAGGCGGCTCCGTCCGGCACGCGTGCGCGAAGAGCGCGCCGCGGCGGTCGAGAGAGCGCCGTTGCGACCAGGAGATCCCGGCGTCCTTGCCGCAGCCTTCGCTCGCACCGGACCCGGGAGCTACTTCAGGTTCAGGAACGCGTAGACGCCCTTGCGTGCCGCGGTGAGCACGTCCGGCCGTTTGTCGCCGTTGACGTCCGCGACTTCGATCTGCGTGCCGATGCCCGCGTAGTTGTTGATGATCTGCGGCACGAACGACATGGCGCCGCCGGGCCTGCGCACGGTCCTGAACCATGCGACGACCGGCGGATCGTCGCGATCGTTCTCGGGGTACTCGAGGCCGTGCGACAGCCAGCGCTTGCCCGTGACGATGTCCTTCAGGCCGTCGCCGTCCATGTCGACGAGCTCGATCGCGTGCAGCTCGGTGAACGCGATCGACTTGTCGCTGATCTCCCAGCTCGCGCGCTGAGCCGCGGGCGTCTCGGGGCCGTCCATGATCACGTGCATCTTCCAGGAGATCGCTCCCTGCGGCGATCGCTGCTGCTCGTACCAGACCAGGCCGGGTCCGTGGGCGAACAGGCTGGTGATGACGTCGTTGAGCTTGTCGCCGTTGAGGTCGTAGGCGTACATGTCCGCGCCGCGGACGAACGGATCGGTGCCGCGGCCGAACGGCACCGCCGAGAACTTCCAGCCGCCCTGCGCCGCGTTCGCCGCCGGCTGTTCCCACCAGCCGCTCCCCTGGATGATGTCCATGCGGCCGTCGCCGTTGACGTCGCCGACGCCGTATCCGTGCCCGCCCCAGTCCCCCTTCTCTGACACGGCGACGAACGTCCACTTCTGCGCCGGGTCCGCGCCCGGCTTCGCGTAGCCGACGACGCGCCCGGGGCCGCTGCCCATCGAGAGCAGCAGCTCAGGCTTGCCGTCGCCGTCGACGTCGGCGAACTGCGTCGTCTCGGCGGAGATCGGATCGGTCACCTGCGTCACGGGCCAGTGGCGCGACTCGCCCTTCGGGTTCATGTAGAGGAACGCGCCGTCGAAGTTGACCTTCAGGTAGTCGCCCCAGCCGTCGCCGTCGAAGTCGTGCACGTAGCTGAGGAAGTTGTCCGTGTACTGTCCGGCCATCGTCTGGTTGGCGATGGGGTAGGTCTGCGGCGGATAGATCTCGATCGCGCGCGTGAAGTTCGGGCCGATGTAGGCGTACGGGCCGCTCGCCACGTCGACGATGCCGTCGTGGTTGACGTCGCCGGCCGAGACGCCCTCCGCGTAGAAGCGATCGGTGAGTTGCACGCGCCTGAAATTGGCCGCCGTCACCTCCGGCGCCACGCCGGCCGCCGGACGGAGCAGGTCGGTCAGCAGCACGTCCTTGATCCGGATGTCGCCCGCGTTCAGCCGGAACGCCGGCGGGCCGAAGCGCGACGGCTCGTCGGGCCCGGGCGGCGCGGAGGACGTCGCCGGATTCGATCCGCTTCCCGGTGGCGGCATCGTTCCAGCATTGGCGCGGACCATGAGCCGCACGTCCTTCCAGCCGCCGCCGCCGTCGATCACGCGCAGTTGCATGCCGGTCGGGTTCTGCCGGCCCGACCACTCGTAGAACGGCTGCCGGTTGAGCTCCTTGCCCTGTGCGTCCAGCGTGACCCGCGAGGCAGTCATCGCGTCGGGACCGGAGAGGGCCACGTAGATCGCGCTCGTCGTGCCCGGCGCGCCGCCGGGCGCCGGCGCGTTGCGCAGGAGCACACCCGCATCGCAGCCGGCACACTGGAAGGCGAACCGCAGGATCGCGTCCTGGTAGCTCTTGTCGAGCACGAGCGTGCCGGGCGTGGCCGTGGCCGATCCGACGATCTCGCCGCTGGCCACCCGCCACTGCGCGCCGCCCTGCGGCCGCCAGCCGGTCAAGCTGGTGCCGTTGAAGACCTTGGTCGTGTCCGAATGCGGCCCTTGCGCCGTGCTCGAGGCCGACAGCGCCACGACCGCCATCGCGACGGCAAACCACGTGCGACTCATCATGCTGCTCCTTGTCTGCCCATCGCCAACCTGGAGGATTTAAGCACCTGACGAGACGGAGAGACAAGGCGAGAGGCAGCCCGATCGGCCGGATCGTGATGGTAAAGTGCCGGCGGGTCGTCGATCGACGGACGACCGGACGTTCAGCGACGAGGAGAAGGGTCAGACACGATGGCACGTCGGTGGAGAGTGGCGATTCTCGGGTTGGGACACTGGTACTCGGCGTACGGGCTGGCGCGGGCGCTGCGTGAGTACCCGAAGGCGGAGCTCGTGGCGGCGGCGTGGGAGCACAAGGGCCAGCTCGACGCGTTCACGTCGACGTTCGGCGTGAAGGGATATCAGGACTACCAGGAGCTGCTCGATCGCGAGCAGGTCGACATCGTGCACATCGCGCCGCCGGTGTCGGCCATGGCGGAGATGACGATCGCGGCCGCCAGGGGAGGCAAGCACATGGTGCTCGGCAAGCCGATGGCCATGACGATGGCGGAAGCCGATGCGATGGTCGCGGCCGTCGACGCGGCCGGCGTGTCGTGCCTGCCGTTCCAGGGCATCATGCGGCTCCAGGGCGCGGAGCTCAAGGCGCGCGTCGATCGCGGCGACATCGGCGAGCTGCTCGTGATGCACCAGACGAGCCGCTGGTCCATCGCCGAGGACTGGTACAACTCGGGCACGCCGGGCTGGTTCGCCGATCCGCGGCACGTCCCCGGCGGTGCGCTCATCGACGAGGGCATCTACCAGATCGATTTCATGACGTGGCTGGCCGGATCGCCGGTCGTCGAGGTGCAGGCCCGCACGGCCAACCTCGTGCACAGGGAGATCGGCGTGGAGGACTGGGGGCTGGCCACGCTCACGTTCGCCGACGGCCGAATCGCGACGCTCGAGGCCTCGTGGACCATCACGGCGCCGCGCGTGACGGCGCCGTCGCCCAAGCACAACAGCGTCGTGCGCCTGGAGCTCGTGGGCAGCCGCGGCGAGATCATCGACCAGTGGTTTCGCGAGCCGGGGCGC
It includes:
- a CDS encoding VCBS repeat-containing protein — protein: MMSRTWFAVAMAVVALSASSTAQGPHSDTTKVFNGTSLTGWRPQGGAQWRVASGEIVGSATATPGTLVLDKSYQDAILRFAFQCAGCDAGVLLRNAPAPGGAPGTTSAIYVALSGPDAMTASRVTLDAQGKELNRQPFYEWSGRQNPTGMQLRVIDGGGGWKDVRLMVRANAGTMPPPGSGSNPATSSAPPGPDEPSRFGPPAFRLNAGDIRIKDVLLTDLLRPAAGVAPEVTAANFRRVQLTDRFYAEGVSAGDVNHDGIVDVASGPYAYIGPNFTRAIEIYPPQTYPIANQTMAGQYTDNFLSYVHDFDGDGWGDYLKVNFDGAFLYMNPKGESRHWPVTQVTDPISAETTQFADVDGDGKPELLLSMGSGPGRVVGYAKPGADPAQKWTFVAVSEKGDWGGHGYGVGDVNGDGRMDIIQGSGWWEQPAANAAQGGWKFSAVPFGRGTDPFVRGADMYAYDLNGDKLNDVITSLFAHGPGLVWYEQQRSPQGAISWKMHVIMDGPETPAAQRASWEISDKSIAFTELHAIELVDMDGDGLKDIVTGKRWLSHGLEYPENDRDDPPVVAWFRTVRRPGGAMSFVPQIINNYAGIGTQIEVADVNGDKRPDVLTAARKGVYAFLNLK
- a CDS encoding Gfo/Idh/MocA family oxidoreductase; translated protein: MARRWRVAILGLGHWYSAYGLARALREYPKAELVAAAWEHKGQLDAFTSTFGVKGYQDYQELLDREQVDIVHIAPPVSAMAEMTIAAARGGKHMVLGKPMAMTMAEADAMVAAVDAAGVSCLPFQGIMRLQGAELKARVDRGDIGELLVMHQTSRWSIAEDWYNSGTPGWFADPRHVPGGALIDEGIYQIDFMTWLAGSPVVEVQARTANLVHREIGVEDWGLATLTFADGRIATLEASWTITAPRVTAPSPKHNSVVRLELVGSRGEIIDQWFREPGRAVLAAGASDWVFERHSRPSYGPSVPFPLNVLVDSLETGGPPPVSIQDARTAFNVCLAAYRSAQEQRPVRIG